The following proteins are co-located in the Pseudomonas fluorescens genome:
- a CDS encoding vWA domain-containing protein: MSQAPLLLRPIGCSLVVTVLATLVGCGLSSSREAAKPVAETPPSPSPEGALAKRAAAPVLMASQKVMHESVALAYRDAPREQYQNLPDNPVYSVASNPVSTFSADVDTGSYANVRRFLNQGRLPPDGAVRLEEMVNYFPYTYALPTDGSPFGVTTEVAATPWNPHTRLLRIGIKASDRAVTDLAPANLVFLVDVSGSMDRREGLPLVKSTLKLLVDQLRDQDRVSLVVYAGESRVVLEPTSGREKTTIRNAIDQLAAGGSTAGASGIELAYQMARAGFIDKGINRILLATDGDFNVGVSDFDSLKQMAVDQRKSGVSLTTLGFGVDNYNEHLMEQLADAGDGNYAYIDNLREARKVLVDQLSSTLAVVARDVKLQVEFNPSQVSEYRLLGYENRALKREDFNNDKVDAGEIGAGHTLTALYEIVPKGEKGWLEPLRYATAPAVENTSAELAMLRVRYTPAAGGASQLIERPIGNQTRQASDDLRFAAAVAAFAQQLKGDGRYTGSMRLQDTAALARSARGDDPFGLRNEFVQLVTLAQSLKHGS; this comes from the coding sequence ATGTCACAGGCTCCTTTATTGCTGCGTCCCATCGGCTGCAGCCTTGTCGTTACCGTGTTGGCGACGCTCGTCGGCTGCGGGCTGTCATCGTCTCGAGAGGCCGCCAAGCCTGTCGCCGAAACGCCTCCATCTCCAAGCCCTGAGGGTGCCTTGGCCAAGCGTGCTGCGGCCCCTGTATTGATGGCCTCGCAAAAGGTCATGCACGAGTCGGTGGCGTTGGCCTATCGGGACGCGCCTCGAGAGCAGTACCAGAACCTGCCCGACAACCCGGTCTACAGCGTGGCAAGCAACCCGGTGTCGACCTTCAGTGCAGACGTCGACACCGGCAGTTACGCCAACGTGAGGCGTTTCCTCAACCAAGGCCGCCTGCCGCCTGACGGTGCTGTGCGGCTGGAGGAAATGGTCAACTACTTCCCCTACACCTATGCACTGCCCACCGACGGCTCACCTTTTGGCGTAACCACCGAAGTCGCCGCGACGCCGTGGAACCCGCACACCCGATTGTTGCGCATCGGCATCAAGGCGTCTGATCGCGCGGTGACGGATCTGGCGCCGGCCAACCTGGTGTTTCTGGTGGATGTCTCCGGCTCCATGGACCGCCGCGAAGGGTTGCCACTGGTGAAAAGCACGCTGAAACTGCTGGTGGATCAGTTGCGTGATCAAGACCGTGTGTCGCTGGTGGTTTATGCCGGTGAATCCCGTGTGGTTCTCGAGCCGACCTCCGGCCGCGAAAAAACCACGATCCGCAACGCCATCGACCAACTTGCCGCAGGCGGCTCGACGGCGGGCGCATCCGGCATCGAACTGGCCTACCAGATGGCCCGCGCAGGTTTTATCGACAAGGGCATCAACCGCATCCTGCTGGCCACCGATGGTGACTTCAATGTGGGCGTCAGCGACTTCGACAGCCTTAAGCAAATGGCCGTCGACCAACGCAAAAGTGGTGTATCCCTGACCACTTTGGGCTTCGGTGTGGATAACTACAACGAGCACCTGATGGAGCAATTGGCTGACGCGGGCGATGGCAACTACGCCTACATCGACAACCTGCGTGAAGCGCGCAAGGTGCTGGTGGACCAACTCAGCTCGACCCTGGCGGTGGTGGCGCGGGATGTGAAACTGCAGGTGGAATTCAATCCGTCGCAGGTCAGTGAGTACCGGCTGCTCGGCTACGAAAACCGTGCCTTGAAGCGTGAGGATTTTAACAACGACAAGGTCGACGCCGGTGAGATCGGCGCAGGGCATACGCTGACCGCGTTGTACGAAATTGTGCCGAAGGGCGAGAAGGGTTGGTTGGAGCCCTTGCGTTACGCCACGGCCCCTGCGGTCGAAAACACCTCCGCTGAGCTGGCGATGTTGCGGGTGCGCTACACACCGGCGGCGGGCGGTGCCAGCCAGTTGATTGAGCGGCCCATCGGCAACCAAACCCGCCAGGCCAGCGACGATTTGCGCTTCGCCGCTGCTGTGGCGGCCTTCGCCCAACAGCTCAAGGGGGATGGCCGCTACACTGGCAGCATGCGTTTGCAGGACACCGCCGCACTGGCCCGCTCGGCGCGCGGGGATGACCCGTTCGGGCTGCGCAACGAGTTCGTGCAACTGGTGACATTGGCGCAGAGCCTCAAACACGGATCGTAG
- the gabT gene encoding 4-aminobutyrate--2-oxoglutarate transaminase, protein MSKTNASLMKRREAAVPRGVGQIHPIFAESAKNATVTDVEGREFIDFAGGIAVLNTGHVHPKIIAAVTEQLNKLTHTCFQVLAYEPYVELCEKINAKVPGDFAKKTLLVTTGSEAVENAVKIARAATGRAGVIAFTGAYHGRTMMTLGLTGKVVPYSAGMGLMPGGVFRALFPNELHGVSDDDSIASIERIFKNDAEPRDIAAVIIEPVQGEGGFYVAPKSFMKRLRELCDKHGILLIADEVQTGAGRTGTFFAMEQMGVAADLTTFAKSIAGGFPLAGVCGKAEYMDAIAPGGLGGTYAGSPIACAAALAVMEVFEEEHLLDRCKAVGERLVTGLKAIQAKYPVIGEVRALGAMIAVELFEDGDSHKPNAAAVAAVVAKARDKGLILLSCGTYGNVLRVLVPLTSPDEQLDKGLAIIEECFSEL, encoded by the coding sequence ATGAGCAAGACCAACGCATCCCTGATGAAACGCCGCGAAGCCGCTGTACCACGCGGTGTTGGCCAGATTCACCCGATCTTCGCCGAGTCGGCAAAGAACGCCACCGTGACCGACGTTGAAGGTCGCGAGTTCATCGATTTCGCCGGCGGTATCGCCGTGCTGAACACCGGCCACGTGCACCCGAAAATCATCGCCGCCGTGACCGAGCAACTGAACAAGCTGACCCACACGTGCTTCCAGGTATTGGCCTACGAGCCGTACGTGGAGCTGTGCGAAAAAATCAACGCCAAGGTGCCAGGCGACTTCGCCAAGAAAACCCTGCTGGTCACCACCGGTTCTGAAGCCGTTGAAAACGCCGTGAAAATCGCGCGTGCCGCGACCGGCCGTGCCGGCGTGATCGCCTTCACCGGCGCCTACCACGGCCGCACCATGATGACCCTGGGCCTGACCGGCAAAGTCGTGCCTTACTCGGCCGGCATGGGCCTGATGCCAGGCGGTGTGTTCCGTGCGCTGTTCCCTAACGAACTGCACGGCGTCAGTGATGACGACTCCATTGCGAGCATCGAACGCATCTTCAAAAACGATGCCGAGCCGCGTGATATCGCGGCCGTCATCATCGAGCCGGTGCAGGGCGAGGGCGGTTTCTACGTCGCGCCGAAATCGTTCATGAAGCGTCTGCGTGAACTGTGTGACAAGCACGGCATCCTGCTGATCGCCGACGAAGTGCAAACCGGTGCCGGCCGTACCGGTACGTTCTTCGCCATGGAACAGATGGGCGTGGCTGCCGACCTGACCACCTTCGCCAAATCCATCGCCGGTGGCTTCCCGCTGGCCGGTGTGTGCGGCAAGGCGGAATATATGGACGCTATCGCCCCAGGTGGCCTGGGCGGCACCTATGCCGGTAGCCCGATCGCTTGCGCTGCTGCCTTGGCGGTGATGGAAGTGTTCGAAGAAGAGCACCTGCTTGACCGTTGCAAGGCGGTCGGCGAGCGCTTGGTGACGGGCCTCAAAGCCATTCAAGCCAAGTACCCGGTGATCGGTGAAGTGCGTGCCCTGGGCGCGATGATTGCGGTCGAGCTGTTCGAAGATGGCGACAGCCACAAGCCGAACGCCGCTGCTGTTGCCGCCGTGGTCGCCAAAGCGCGCGACAAGGGCCTGATCCTGCTGTCCTGCGGCACCTACGGCAACGTGTTGCGCGTGCTGGTCCCGCTGACTTCGCCGGACGAGCAATTGGACAAAGGCTTGGCGATCATCGAAGAGTGCTTCTCCGAGCTGTAA
- the gabD gene encoding NADP-dependent succinate-semialdehyde dehydrogenase: MQLKDTQLFRQQAFIDGAWVDADNGQTIKVNNPATGEILGTVPKMGAAETRRAIEAADKALPAWRALTAKDRANKLRRWFELIIENQDDLARLMTLEQGKPLAEAKGEIVYAASFIEWFAEEAKRVYGDVIPGHQPDKRLIVIKQPIGVTAAITPWNFPAAMITRKAGPALAAGCTMVLKPASQTPFSAFALAELAQRAGIPKGVFSVVSGSAGDIGSELTSNPIVRKLSFTGSTEIGRQLMAECAKDIKKVSLELGGNAPFIVFDDADLDKAVEGAIISKYRNNGQTCVCANRLYIQDSVYDAFAEKLKVAVAKLKIGNGLEEGTTTGPLIDEKAVAKVQEHIADALSKGAKLLAGGKVMEGNFFEPTILVNVPKDAAVAKEETFGPLAPLFRFKDEAEVIAMSNDTEFGLASYFYARDLGRVFRVAEALEYGMVGVNTGLISNEVAPFGGIKASGLGREGSKYGIEDYLEIKYLCLGI, encoded by the coding sequence ATGCAGCTCAAAGATACCCAGTTGTTCCGCCAACAAGCCTTTATCGATGGCGCTTGGGTCGATGCGGACAATGGTCAAACCATCAAGGTCAATAACCCTGCCACGGGCGAAATTCTCGGCACCGTGCCGAAGATGGGCGCTGCTGAAACCCGCCGCGCCATCGAAGCGGCTGATAAGGCCCTGCCGGCCTGGCGTGCACTGACCGCCAAAGACCGCGCCAATAAGCTGCGTCGCTGGTTCGAGCTGATCATCGAGAACCAGGATGACCTGGCTCGCCTCATGACCCTGGAACAAGGTAAGCCGTTGGCCGAAGCCAAAGGCGAAATCGTCTACGCGGCCTCGTTTATCGAGTGGTTCGCCGAAGAAGCCAAGCGCGTCTACGGTGATGTGATTCCCGGCCACCAGCCGGACAAGCGCCTGATCGTGATCAAGCAGCCGATCGGCGTTACCGCCGCCATCACGCCGTGGAACTTCCCGGCCGCGATGATCACCCGCAAAGCCGGCCCGGCCCTGGCCGCCGGTTGCACCATGGTGCTCAAGCCGGCTTCGCAAACCCCGTTTTCGGCGTTTGCCCTGGCTGAACTGGCCCAGCGTGCGGGCATTCCAAAAGGGGTGTTCAGCGTGGTTTCCGGCAGCGCCGGCGATATCGGCAGCGAGCTGACCAGCAACCCGATCGTGCGTAAATTGTCCTTCACCGGCTCGACCGAAATCGGTCGCCAGTTGATGGCTGAATGCGCCAAGGACATCAAGAAAGTCTCCCTGGAGCTGGGCGGCAACGCGCCGTTCATCGTGTTCGACGACGCGGACCTGGATAAGGCCGTCGAAGGCGCGATCATTTCCAAGTACCGCAACAACGGTCAGACCTGCGTCTGCGCCAACCGCCTGTACATCCAGGATTCGGTGTACGACGCGTTCGCGGAAAAACTCAAGGTGGCTGTGGCCAAACTCAAGATCGGCAACGGTCTGGAAGAAGGCACCACCACTGGCCCGCTGATCGACGAAAAAGCCGTGGCCAAGGTTCAGGAGCACATTGCTGATGCCCTGAGCAAAGGCGCCAAGCTGCTGGCCGGTGGCAAGGTCATGGAAGGCAACTTCTTCGAACCGACTATTCTGGTGAATGTGCCCAAAGACGCGGCTGTCGCCAAGGAAGAGACCTTCGGCCCGCTGGCGCCGCTGTTCCGCTTCAAAGACGAAGCTGAAGTGATCGCGATGTCCAACGACACCGAGTTCGGCCTGGCCTCCTACTTCTATGCCCGCGACCTGGGCCGTGTGTTCCGTGTGGCCGAAGCCCTGGAATACGGCATGGTCGGCGTCAATACCGGGTTGATCTCCAACGAAGTGGCGCCGTTCGGCGGCATCAAGGCCTCGGGCCTGGGCCGTGAAGGCTCCAAGTACGGGATCGAGGATTACCTGGAAATCAAATACCTCTGCCTGGGCATCTAA
- a CDS encoding RNA polymerase sigma factor — translation MVVPDDSPSDESLLARYRAGDTAAFEALYARHRQGLYRFLVSLSNKAELAEEVYQETWLSLIRSSSQPQGRASFRTWLFQIARNRLIDHWRKHGIHNPLHDSYDEQLHAQADDSAGPEQQLSLSRDQARLDAAVQDLPEDQREVFLLRLHGDLEVPQIAALTGAPLETVKSRLRYAQQKLRRLLAEEIPA, via the coding sequence ATGGTCGTTCCAGATGATTCACCCAGCGACGAATCGCTGCTGGCCCGTTACCGAGCCGGTGACACTGCCGCGTTCGAGGCCTTGTACGCGCGGCATCGCCAAGGCCTGTACCGGTTTCTTGTATCACTGAGCAACAAGGCCGAACTGGCTGAAGAGGTTTACCAGGAAACCTGGCTCAGCCTGATTCGTAGCAGCAGCCAGCCACAGGGGCGGGCGAGTTTTCGCACGTGGCTGTTTCAGATCGCCCGCAACCGCCTGATTGATCACTGGCGCAAGCACGGCATCCACAACCCTTTGCATGACAGCTACGACGAGCAACTGCACGCCCAGGCCGACGACAGCGCCGGCCCTGAGCAGCAATTGAGCCTGAGCCGCGACCAGGCGCGCCTCGACGCAGCAGTGCAAGACTTGCCCGAAGACCAGCGCGAAGTCTTCCTGCTGCGCCTGCACGGCGACCTCGAAGTGCCGCAAATCGCCGCGCTCACCGGCGCCCCGCTGGAAACCGTAAAAAGCCGCCTGCGTTACGCCCAGCAGAAACTGCGCCGCCTGCTGGCCGAGGAGATACCCGCATGA
- a CDS encoding sensor domain-containing diguanylate cyclase, whose product MVHEKPYLPDAPTAEPPRPAAAATLLALMHAQGEVERLSEREQLLSSLLVSVNAVLWAIDWQTRRVLYVSPAYERVFGRSAGLLLADYREWRNSIHPEDLDYAEHSLARVLEHGAVEDREYRIITADGHIRWLSDKCYINQQVEPGAPTIVVGMAEDITEKKQMALELHRLATTDVLTQSSNRRHFFECANQAFDNACAQGAPLAFLLLDIDDFKDVNDSYGHLEGDQVLRRIAESGRGVLRRGDLFGRIGGEEFAAVLPGCAPEMAMQVAERLGKEIQALSFSCEGRAFTVTVSQGLANLCEDDSTLDSLFARADTAMYEAKRQGKNRVVAG is encoded by the coding sequence ATGGTCCACGAAAAGCCCTACCTACCCGACGCCCCCACTGCTGAGCCTCCTCGCCCAGCCGCGGCGGCCACCCTGTTGGCGCTGATGCACGCCCAGGGTGAAGTCGAACGGTTGAGCGAGCGCGAGCAATTGCTGAGCTCACTGCTGGTCAGTGTGAATGCCGTGCTGTGGGCCATTGATTGGCAAACGCGTCGCGTGCTGTATGTGAGCCCTGCCTACGAGCGGGTGTTCGGCCGGTCGGCCGGTTTGCTGTTGGCCGATTACCGCGAATGGCGCAACAGCATCCACCCTGAAGACCTCGACTATGCCGAACACAGCCTCGCTCGCGTGCTGGAGCACGGTGCCGTGGAGGACCGCGAGTACCGCATCATCACGGCTGACGGGCACATTCGTTGGCTGAGCGACAAATGCTATATCAACCAGCAGGTCGAGCCCGGTGCGCCAACAATCGTGGTCGGCATGGCCGAGGACATCACCGAAAAGAAACAGATGGCCTTGGAGCTGCACCGCCTGGCCACCACCGACGTGCTGACCCAGAGCAGCAACCGCAGGCATTTTTTCGAGTGCGCCAATCAAGCCTTCGACAACGCCTGCGCCCAAGGCGCGCCGCTGGCATTCCTGTTGCTGGACATTGATGACTTCAAAGACGTCAACGACAGCTACGGCCATCTGGAGGGCGATCAGGTGTTGCGGCGTATCGCCGAGAGCGGTCGGGGCGTATTGCGCCGTGGCGACCTGTTCGGGCGTATTGGCGGCGAAGAGTTCGCCGCCGTGCTGCCGGGGTGTGCGCCGGAGATGGCGATGCAGGTGGCTGAACGCCTGGGCAAGGAAATCCAGGCATTGAGTTTCAGCTGTGAAGGCAGGGCGTTTACCGTGACCGTCAGCCAGGGCTTGGCCAACCTGTGTGAAGACGACTCAACCCTGGACAGCCTGTTCGCGCGGGCCGATACCGCCATGTACGAGGCAAAGCGCCAGGGCAAAAACCGCGTGGTAGCCGGCTAG
- a CDS encoding M10 family metallopeptidase C-terminal domain-containing protein: MRLDFRPSLFQQPNPTEHFLPPILKPVAQQTFNYSIFRPFLQPFLQHPFVRIFIHPIIQPPFVRPVIQPPTRPPINPITTTAPTPSEPLTTRNWDGKDPTLRPDDPYVASLNKRSFDARQASDNLTREGAKWDDLNGDGRTSVAYSFNTGFGQFDERQKAQARLAMQAWSDVSNLAFEENGPRREGKMSFGISNTESVASGYYPSNHPYGGSTWYNPNRVTRQTLLHETGHALGLSHGGNYNGSLHTSQWNHAQDSKAHTVMSYFWADKSGKTHGGNTPVAPMMDDISAIQKLYGVNRQIRQENTTYGFNSNSQRDYYTLNSNRDNAVFCVWDGGGIDTLDVSGYGSNQTINLKAGSFSDVGGLKGNVSIARGVTLENAIGGSGNDALIGNEADNRLTGGAGGDRLRGGGGADTFVYNRASDSTPDNPDVLMDFISGTDKIDVSRAMKHANVASLAFVSEMTGKAGDAVLIHDASGNKGSVAIDLTGDGKADLLIRTHGQVKPGDIVQSAGAVTLDTQADTPSNRATLTPPRHHRSSTYTYEKASDSTYHNADLLQDFVSGQDKIDLTGLINNTGVHLQLVERYTGRIGDTLVKFNAYSGRYFVGVDLTGNRRTDFLIKSTQRIKPEDVIGVPKRPNARANAFSRAR, translated from the coding sequence ATGAGACTCGACTTCAGGCCTTCTTTATTCCAACAGCCGAACCCGACTGAACATTTCTTGCCGCCGATCCTAAAGCCCGTTGCTCAGCAGACGTTCAACTACTCGATCTTTCGTCCGTTTCTGCAACCGTTCTTACAGCATCCGTTCGTGCGTATTTTTATACATCCGATTATTCAGCCTCCCTTCGTACGTCCGGTTATTCAGCCACCTACACGCCCACCCATTAATCCAATCACTACCACCGCCCCCACGCCATCCGAGCCCCTCACCACGCGTAACTGGGACGGAAAAGACCCAACATTGCGGCCCGATGACCCCTATGTGGCCAGCCTGAATAAACGCTCTTTCGATGCGCGCCAGGCAAGCGACAACCTCACGCGGGAAGGCGCCAAGTGGGATGACCTGAATGGAGACGGCAGAACCTCTGTTGCCTACTCGTTCAACACAGGTTTCGGACAGTTCGATGAACGGCAAAAAGCACAGGCGCGGCTTGCCATGCAGGCGTGGAGCGACGTGTCCAATCTCGCCTTCGAAGAAAACGGGCCTCGCAGAGAGGGGAAAATGTCGTTTGGCATATCGAACACCGAGTCGGTTGCCAGCGGCTATTACCCCAGCAACCACCCCTATGGAGGCTCGACCTGGTACAACCCCAACCGGGTCACGCGTCAAACCTTGCTGCATGAAACAGGTCACGCCCTCGGCCTGTCACATGGCGGCAATTACAATGGCAGCCTGCACACAAGCCAGTGGAACCATGCACAGGATTCGAAAGCCCACACCGTCATGAGCTATTTCTGGGCGGATAAAAGTGGCAAAACCCACGGCGGCAACACCCCTGTGGCGCCGATGATGGATGACATTTCCGCTATTCAAAAACTGTATGGCGTCAATCGTCAAATCCGCCAGGAAAACACCACCTACGGGTTCAATTCCAACAGCCAGCGGGACTACTACACCCTCAACTCCAACCGCGATAATGCGGTGTTCTGCGTATGGGACGGCGGCGGTATCGACACTCTGGACGTCTCTGGCTACGGTTCCAACCAGACCATCAACCTCAAGGCCGGCTCGTTCTCGGATGTCGGCGGGCTCAAGGGCAACGTGTCCATCGCCCGGGGTGTCACCCTGGAAAATGCCATCGGCGGTTCAGGCAACGACGCTCTGATCGGTAACGAGGCTGACAATCGGCTCACCGGCGGCGCAGGCGGTGACCGGCTGCGGGGTGGCGGCGGCGCAGACACCTTCGTTTACAACAGGGCCAGTGACTCCACGCCGGATAACCCGGATGTGCTCATGGACTTCATCAGCGGCACCGACAAAATCGATGTATCCAGGGCCATGAAGCACGCCAATGTCGCCAGCCTGGCCTTTGTCAGCGAAATGACCGGCAAGGCGGGGGATGCGGTACTCATCCATGACGCCAGCGGCAACAAAGGTAGCGTGGCGATCGACCTGACGGGCGACGGCAAAGCCGACCTGTTGATCCGAACCCACGGGCAAGTCAAACCAGGGGATATTGTTCAGTCCGCAGGTGCCGTAACCCTTGATACTCAGGCGGACACGCCGAGTAATCGCGCCACATTGACGCCCCCCAGGCACCATCGTTCGAGTACATACACTTACGAAAAGGCCAGCGACTCGACCTATCACAATGCGGATCTGCTCCAGGATTTTGTCAGTGGCCAAGACAAGATTGATCTCACCGGTTTGATTAACAACACCGGCGTTCACCTTCAACTGGTCGAGCGCTACACCGGCCGCATTGGTGACACCCTCGTGAAGTTTAACGCGTACAGCGGTCGCTACTTCGTGGGCGTGGACTTGACGGGTAATCGCCGAACAGACTTTCTGATCAAGAGCACTCAACGCATAAAACCTGAAGACGTCATCGGTGTACCTAAACGCCCCAACGCTCGGGCCAACGCGTTTTCACGGGCCAGGTAA
- a CDS encoding M10 family metallopeptidase C-terminal domain-containing protein — protein MLPVSQSSYPVRPVIYANQPPDVVKAPALASYTTDQAARQLLRTSHERGFKWQDRNRDGVVDIAYEFFTPDNPHAVSHVPKGASELSEHQKKLARMSMQAWADVARITFSENSASTEGRLTLGLYAGDGESYASLPYPRDVKKGGEAWLDKGHAQPSTDRYDRQVMAHEIGHTLGLDHPGDYSQQPAARHYLQDTQAYSLMSYNPEIRSGQNFSKNGEWTHYPTAPMLHGIAAVQALYGSNHKTRSGNTVYGFNSNTDRDYYSLTSSRDAPVFCIWDGGGIDTLDCSGFDKQQTLNLNAEAFSDVGGMKGNVSIAKGVTLENAIGGTHNDTLIGNNANNRLTGGGGADTLRGGGGADVFVYDKASDSTAASADLITDFVSGRDKIDLTGLSKATLTQLRLVRAYTGRAGDTIVRFNPYSQRYFVAIDLTGNGQTDFLVKSTRLIRPHDITGLNTPR, from the coding sequence ATGTTGCCAGTTAGTCAATCGTCTTACCCGGTACGTCCAGTCATATACGCCAATCAACCCCCTGATGTCGTAAAGGCCCCCGCATTGGCGTCCTACACCACCGATCAAGCTGCCCGGCAACTGCTGCGTACCAGTCATGAACGAGGGTTTAAATGGCAAGACCGCAACCGCGACGGCGTAGTGGATATTGCCTATGAGTTTTTCACTCCCGACAACCCGCACGCGGTCAGCCATGTCCCCAAGGGCGCCAGTGAATTAAGTGAGCATCAAAAGAAACTGGCGCGTATGTCCATGCAAGCCTGGGCCGACGTCGCCCGTATCACCTTTTCGGAAAACAGCGCCAGTACCGAAGGCCGACTGACCCTGGGGCTTTACGCAGGTGACGGCGAGTCCTATGCGTCCCTGCCCTATCCCCGGGACGTCAAAAAAGGTGGCGAGGCATGGCTGGACAAAGGGCATGCGCAACCCAGCACGGACCGCTACGACCGTCAGGTCATGGCACATGAAATTGGTCATACGCTGGGCCTGGATCACCCAGGGGACTACAGCCAACAACCCGCCGCGCGCCATTATCTGCAGGACACTCAAGCCTACAGCCTGATGAGTTACAACCCCGAGATCCGCAGCGGTCAAAACTTCTCGAAAAACGGTGAATGGACCCACTACCCGACGGCGCCGATGCTGCATGGCATTGCGGCTGTGCAGGCGCTCTACGGCTCGAACCACAAGACCCGTAGCGGCAACACCGTTTACGGCTTCAACTCCAATACCGATCGCGACTATTACAGCCTCACGTCATCACGCGACGCGCCAGTCTTTTGCATATGGGACGGCGGCGGCATCGATACGCTCGACTGTTCCGGCTTTGACAAGCAGCAAACCCTCAACTTGAACGCCGAAGCGTTCTCTGATGTTGGCGGAATGAAAGGCAATGTCTCCATCGCCAAAGGCGTGACCCTGGAAAATGCCATTGGTGGCACCCATAACGACACGTTAATCGGCAACAACGCGAACAACCGGCTAACGGGCGGTGGCGGCGCTGACACCCTGAGAGGCGGCGGCGGCGCTGACGTTTTTGTCTACGACAAGGCGAGCGACTCGACTGCGGCCAGCGCCGACCTGATCACCGACTTTGTCAGTGGCAGAGACAAGATCGACCTCACGGGCTTGAGCAAAGCAACCCTTACTCAGCTGCGACTGGTGCGCGCCTACACAGGGCGCGCGGGCGACACCATCGTGAGATTCAACCCGTACAGCCAGCGCTATTTTGTGGCCATTGACCTGACCGGAAATGGCCAGACGGACTTTTTGGTCAAGAGCACCCGGTTGATCAGGCCTCACGATATTACCGGCCTTAATACCCCCCGATAA
- a CDS encoding HDOD domain-containing protein, translating into MTAVDLPAVPRVLIAEADPWSRDLLKQVLLNVRCDARLDVCADGQQAATLLQEKAYDLILADWELPGIDGLSLLRNVRQKRRSPALPFILLSTRNDSASVREALPLAPTAYLTKPLDMDGLTQRLQDLLLNEGESVYCEIPPLAPGMTLPVFLERRRDACDGAPLWVDVKAAVQQSLGPDGLDLQCLEDRVRMDPQITAVLIAAANSAGQHGSPVQHLPAALHSLVPGQSMNLILGLTLKHNVVLGDPALVAYAERHWQLSQATADYARRLARMLDLDHERCYSAGILHRLGDLALLRCLEDWRLGGGALDDEVIGESLFTFGAAYGSALRTRWRLPLELRQLIAATYSLEGGVYSREALVVNLAAQMARLTEHEGLEELAKGKTARLLKVGLSELMRVRKT; encoded by the coding sequence ATGACTGCTGTTGATTTACCGGCTGTACCCCGAGTGTTGATTGCCGAGGCGGACCCTTGGTCGCGGGATCTGCTCAAGCAAGTGTTGTTGAATGTGCGCTGCGACGCACGGCTGGACGTGTGTGCCGATGGGCAGCAAGCTGCCACGCTGCTGCAAGAAAAAGCCTACGACCTGATCCTGGCGGATTGGGAGCTGCCGGGCATCGATGGCCTGAGCCTGCTGCGCAACGTGCGCCAGAAGCGCCGCTCGCCCGCGCTGCCGTTTATTTTGCTGAGCACTCGCAATGACAGTGCCAGCGTACGCGAAGCCTTGCCCCTGGCGCCCACGGCGTACCTGACCAAACCCCTGGACATGGACGGCCTGACCCAGCGGCTGCAAGACCTGCTGCTCAATGAAGGCGAAAGCGTGTATTGCGAAATCCCTCCGTTGGCGCCGGGCATGACCTTGCCGGTGTTCCTGGAGCGCCGACGCGACGCCTGCGACGGCGCACCGTTGTGGGTCGACGTGAAGGCGGCGGTGCAACAGAGCCTGGGGCCGGATGGCCTGGACCTCCAGTGCCTGGAAGATCGGGTACGCATGGACCCGCAAATCACCGCCGTGCTCATCGCCGCGGCCAACAGCGCCGGGCAGCATGGCTCACCGGTACAACACCTGCCGGCCGCGCTGCACTCGCTGGTGCCCGGGCAGAGCATGAACCTGATCCTGGGCCTGACCCTCAAGCACAACGTGGTATTGGGCGATCCGGCACTGGTGGCCTACGCCGAGCGCCACTGGCAGTTGTCCCAGGCCACTGCCGACTATGCCCGCCGCCTCGCGCGTATGCTGGATCTGGACCACGAGCGCTGTTACAGCGCCGGTATCCTGCACCGGCTGGGGGACTTGGCGCTGTTGCGCTGCCTGGAAGATTGGCGCCTGGGCGGTGGTGCGTTGGATGACGAAGTGATTGGCGAGTCGCTGTTCACCTTTGGCGCGGCCTATGGGTCGGCGTTGCGCACGCGTTGGCGCTTGCCGTTGGAGCTGCGTCAGTTGATCGCGGCGACTTATTCACTCGAAGGCGGGGTGTATTCGCGCGAAGCGCTGGTGGTGAACCTGGCGGCGCAAATGGCGCGCCTGACCGAGCATGAAGGGCTTGAAGAACTCGCCAAAGGCAAGACTGCGCGGTTGCTGAAAGTGGGCCTGTCGGAGCTGATGCGGGTGCGTAAAACCTGA